A DNA window from Luteolibacter luteus contains the following coding sequences:
- a CDS encoding RluA family pseudouridine synthase, translated as MELRVEKDAGMRLDAWLAGNLPDLSRSRIQELIREQFILRNGEPAKPRDSVAMGDRLSIAIPEAVPAEAQAQDIPLSILFEDEHLVVLDKESGIVVHPAAGNPDGTLVNALLHHCKGQLSGIGGVERPGIVHRLDKDTSGCLVVAKTDLAHQSLTEQFSGRTMEKLYLAVVQGIPSPEKDTVFTHIGRHPVNRQKMAVVNPPGGKPAITDYQLLSIDRSTGSSLVLCHLHTGRTHQIRVHLLHKGCPLIGDPIYAKPERQKAKPGRLMLHAWRLTFDHPVSKKRMSFEAPVPPEYTPWLQMLDGELGDVVR; from the coding sequence ATGGAACTGCGTGTGGAGAAAGATGCCGGGATGCGCTTGGACGCCTGGCTGGCGGGCAATCTCCCGGATTTGTCGCGGTCCAGGATCCAGGAGCTGATCCGGGAGCAATTCATCCTCCGCAATGGCGAGCCGGCGAAGCCGCGGGATTCGGTGGCGATGGGCGACCGCCTGAGCATCGCGATCCCAGAGGCGGTGCCGGCTGAGGCACAGGCGCAGGACATCCCGCTGAGCATCCTTTTCGAAGACGAGCATCTGGTGGTGCTGGACAAGGAATCCGGCATCGTGGTGCACCCGGCGGCGGGTAACCCGGACGGGACGCTGGTGAATGCGCTGCTGCATCATTGCAAGGGACAGCTTTCGGGAATCGGCGGCGTGGAGCGTCCGGGAATCGTCCACCGGCTGGACAAGGATACTTCCGGCTGCCTAGTGGTGGCGAAAACCGATCTGGCGCACCAGTCTCTAACAGAGCAGTTCTCCGGGCGGACGATGGAGAAGCTCTATCTGGCGGTGGTGCAGGGCATTCCCTCGCCGGAGAAGGATACCGTTTTCACGCACATCGGGCGGCATCCGGTGAATCGCCAGAAGATGGCGGTGGTGAATCCGCCGGGCGGCAAGCCGGCAATCACGGACTACCAGTTGCTTTCGATCGATCGCTCGACGGGGTCATCGCTGGTGCTGTGCCATCTGCATACGGGGCGGACGCACCAGATCCGGGTGCATTTGTTGCACAAGGGTTGCCCGTTGATCGGGGATCCGATCTATGCGAAGCCGGAGCGTCAGAAGGCGAAGCCGGGCAGGCTGATGCTGCATGCGTGGCGGCTGACCTTTGATCATCCGGTGAGCAAGAAGCGGATGTCCTTCGAGGCGCCGGTGCCGCCGGAGTATACGCCGTGGCTGCAGATGCTGGATGGGGAGTTGGGGGATGTGGTGAGGTAG
- a CDS encoding DNA topoisomerase IV subunit B — protein sequence MAAEYTEADIKSLDWREHIRLRPGMYIGKLGDGSSPDDGIYILLKEVIDNSIDEHIMGFGKEIRVDIDDEGRVEVRDFGRGIPLGKLYDCAAQINTGAKYDSEAFKKSVGLNGVGIKAVNALSGFFEIQAWREGQTKAIEFSKGQVTVDMKNPRREEAPSGTRLAFEMDRTIFPAKAKFKEAIVEKMCRYYSYLNPGLTIVFNGKKFKSKDGLLDLLREEMESEALYDPIHLKGEDIEIAFTHTADSGEEYYTFVNGQNTTQGGTHLQAFREGLVNAVRGFYKKQFDPSDIRAGIEAAIVVRVVEPVFESQTKTKLGSASMTPNGESIRTFVGNFLKQHLDNYLHKHPKVAEAIQKRIQAAERERKDLKGIQKIARERARQAKVHNKKLRDCRAHLDSKHKQRLESTLFITEGDSASGSITKSRDVETQAVFSLRGKPLNTFSLAKKIVYENEEFALLQAALGIEDGIEELRFNKVVIATDADVDGMHIRLLLLTFFLQFFPEVIRLGHLYILQTPLFRVRNKKETIYCYDEEAKDKALSKLGKSSEITRFKGLGEISPDEFKFMIGPEMRLDPVEFEEGKGTKELLAFYMGKNTPDRQDFIIGNLRIDVDRQEVA from the coding sequence ATGGCAGCTGAATACACCGAAGCCGACATCAAGTCCCTCGATTGGCGCGAACACATCCGTCTCCGCCCCGGCATGTATATCGGCAAGCTCGGCGATGGCTCCTCCCCGGACGATGGCATCTACATCCTGCTCAAGGAGGTCATCGACAACTCCATCGACGAGCACATCATGGGCTTCGGCAAGGAGATCCGCGTCGACATCGATGACGAGGGTCGCGTGGAAGTCCGGGACTTCGGCCGCGGCATCCCGCTTGGCAAGCTCTACGACTGCGCCGCCCAGATCAATACGGGTGCGAAATACGACAGCGAGGCCTTCAAGAAATCCGTCGGCCTGAACGGCGTCGGCATCAAGGCCGTGAATGCCCTTTCCGGATTCTTCGAGATCCAGGCATGGCGCGAGGGCCAGACCAAGGCGATCGAGTTCTCCAAGGGCCAGGTCACCGTCGACATGAAGAACCCGCGCAGGGAGGAAGCTCCCTCCGGCACGCGCCTGGCCTTCGAGATGGACCGCACGATCTTCCCCGCGAAGGCGAAGTTCAAGGAGGCCATCGTCGAAAAGATGTGCCGCTACTACAGCTACCTGAATCCGGGGCTGACCATCGTTTTCAACGGCAAGAAATTCAAATCGAAGGACGGCCTGCTCGACCTGCTCCGTGAGGAAATGGAGAGCGAGGCCCTCTATGATCCGATCCACCTGAAGGGTGAGGACATCGAGATCGCCTTCACCCACACGGCGGACAGCGGCGAGGAATACTATACCTTCGTCAACGGCCAGAACACCACCCAGGGCGGCACCCACTTGCAGGCCTTCCGCGAGGGCCTCGTGAATGCGGTCCGCGGCTTCTACAAGAAGCAGTTCGATCCCTCGGACATCCGCGCCGGCATCGAGGCTGCCATCGTCGTGCGCGTCGTGGAACCGGTCTTCGAGTCCCAGACCAAGACCAAGCTTGGTTCCGCCTCGATGACGCCGAATGGCGAGTCGATCCGCACCTTCGTCGGTAATTTCCTCAAGCAGCACCTCGACAACTACCTCCACAAGCACCCGAAGGTGGCGGAGGCGATCCAGAAGCGGATCCAGGCCGCCGAGCGCGAGCGCAAGGACCTGAAGGGCATCCAGAAGATCGCCCGCGAGCGCGCCCGCCAGGCAAAGGTGCACAACAAGAAGCTGCGCGATTGCCGCGCGCACCTCGACTCGAAGCACAAGCAGCGCCTGGAGAGCACGCTCTTCATCACCGAGGGTGACTCCGCCTCCGGTTCCATCACGAAGAGCCGCGATGTGGAAACGCAGGCCGTCTTCTCGCTGCGCGGCAAGCCGCTCAATACCTTCAGCCTCGCCAAGAAGATCGTCTACGAGAACGAGGAGTTCGCCCTGCTCCAGGCCGCCCTTGGCATCGAGGACGGCATCGAGGAACTCCGCTTCAACAAGGTCGTCATCGCCACCGATGCCGACGTGGACGGCATGCACATCCGCCTGCTGCTCCTTACCTTCTTCCTCCAGTTCTTCCCGGAAGTCATCCGCTTGGGCCACCTCTACATCCTCCAGACCCCGCTCTTCCGCGTGCGGAACAAGAAGGAGACCATCTACTGCTACGACGAGGAAGCGAAGGACAAGGCGCTCTCCAAGCTGGGCAAGTCTTCCGAGATCACCCGCTTCAAGGGTCTCGGTGAAATTTCGCCGGACGAGTTCAAGTTCATGATCGGCCCCGAGATGCGCCTCGATCCCGTGGAGTTCGAGGAAGGAAAGGGGACCAAGGAACTCCTCGCCTTCTACATGGGCAAGAACACCCCCGACCGCCAGGACTTCATCATCGGCAACCTCCGCATCGATGTCGACCGCCAGGAAGTGGCGTGA
- a CDS encoding SDR family oxidoreductase, with amino-acid sequence MAKFTKNDITMNSTILITGCSSGFGKATADLFLARGWNVIATMRRPDEGLFEKSDQLLVTALDVTQPGTIDDAIHQGIERFGKIDVFVNNAGIGLLSALEGTPDDTIRGIFETNTFGVMAANRAIIPHLRGRGAGTIINVTSSVGIAPMPFVAAYTASKHAIEGFSESLAYELGLFGIRVKVVQPGLAPTTNFAANSGNRPMELVPAPYGEGVARYFQSMHEYPTAYTKGEDVAEAVYAAATDGSDVLRYPAGADSVMLAALRSSVPETEFISRIRTMSGMAANR; translated from the coding sequence ATGGCGAAGTTTACGAAGAACGACATCACCATGAACTCCACCATCCTCATCACCGGTTGCTCCTCGGGTTTCGGCAAGGCGACGGCCGATCTCTTTCTCGCCCGCGGTTGGAATGTCATCGCCACCATGCGCAGGCCTGACGAAGGCTTGTTCGAGAAGAGCGATCAGCTGCTCGTTACCGCGCTCGATGTGACGCAGCCCGGGACCATCGATGATGCGATCCATCAAGGCATCGAGCGCTTCGGGAAGATCGATGTCTTCGTCAACAACGCCGGGATCGGCTTGCTGTCGGCGCTGGAGGGCACGCCGGATGATACGATCCGCGGGATCTTCGAGACGAATACCTTCGGCGTGATGGCGGCGAACCGTGCGATCATCCCGCACCTGCGCGGGCGCGGTGCGGGCACGATCATCAATGTGACCTCCAGCGTTGGCATCGCCCCGATGCCCTTCGTCGCGGCCTACACCGCGAGCAAACATGCGATCGAAGGATTCTCGGAGTCGCTTGCCTACGAACTCGGTTTGTTCGGCATCCGCGTGAAAGTAGTGCAGCCCGGTCTGGCACCGACGACGAACTTCGCCGCGAATTCCGGCAATCGTCCCATGGAACTGGTGCCCGCGCCCTATGGCGAGGGCGTCGCGCGTTACTTCCAATCGATGCACGAATACCCGACCGCCTACACCAAGGGTGAAGACGTCGCGGAAGCGGTGTACGCCGCCGCGACCGATGGCAGCGATGTCCTGCGCTATCCTGCCGGTGCGGACAGTGTGATGCTGGCGGCCCTGCGCAGCTCCGTGCCGGAGACGGAGTTCATTTCACGGATCCGGACCATGAGCGGGATGGCGGCGAACCGCTAA
- a CDS encoding serine/threonine protein kinase, with product MPEGEPDIAYCHACGATMDVSHLAPFSNVECPACRKHTRVKREFGPYTLLRRHAVGGMSVVFIAFDNTLSREVVVKILNEEYGSDEKRIGAFEEEARITASFSHPHVVRVFTTGRAFGRFYIAMELVGGGHYEHHIRERGSIPESELLPLAIQIADGLKAAQTAGLIHRDVKPGNILLDASGNAKIVDFGLALVTKGGKAKATEIWATPYYVPPETIEGQQEDFRSDIYAFGATLYHALAGKPPCDEESMDTNKLRDAKHRVLPLAKAAPWVSLDTCTAIDRAMAHDPEQRFRSYNDLISALEIARQRLASGGFADTPAKRSAAAYSAKKDKIALVAASMLVTAALAFGVWWVGRGNQQANPLVSNPPPPSSALPDATKTAPKSDGSRAGGLYRDAGVALRAGDYAKARELFAAVRDDEGVLEPTGSWAACEAVVAAYLNGDSTAARSEARLAISHVQEASIENSLRDSLEGTLERVKDFHPLTRKSGNPKLRGPAVMASLIHGLKNWEQGLLEEARPHFDAILELDAAGPDAWLEPYKAIILEYVKDHEKLIAAIPASYPDTAHACHGLVNDLHAVHASLRTKGRAKFNIRAVQLDLEKRARLLEEKDQPAGDAQAHTGPGGEGEQPAEAPAEDPLVAARTANAECRFADAAEILKTSEFSKTEAPASVALLSLSEAADAFLSDLEEKLQAKQEDIPLEMKNSIKLQKVTGSRHGGVNAIDVAGQPREVSWSELSPDSVIELHRALVKDETSELERLRRHEQAIAFDLLAGNAQRAKEAAGVLASRYPAFKRRWDQMQPALR from the coding sequence ATGCCCGAGGGGGAACCGGACATTGCCTATTGCCACGCTTGCGGAGCGACCATGGACGTTTCGCACCTCGCGCCTTTTTCAAACGTCGAGTGCCCCGCCTGCCGGAAGCACACGCGCGTGAAGCGCGAATTCGGCCCCTACACCCTCCTGCGCCGCCATGCCGTCGGCGGGATGAGCGTCGTCTTCATCGCCTTCGACAATACCCTCAGCCGCGAGGTGGTGGTGAAGATCCTCAACGAGGAATACGGCAGCGATGAAAAGCGGATCGGCGCCTTCGAGGAAGAAGCACGCATCACCGCCTCCTTCAGCCATCCTCACGTCGTCCGCGTCTTTACCACCGGCCGTGCCTTTGGCCGCTTCTACATCGCGATGGAGCTCGTTGGTGGCGGCCACTATGAGCACCACATCCGCGAGCGCGGCTCCATCCCGGAGTCCGAGCTGTTGCCATTGGCGATCCAGATTGCCGATGGCCTGAAGGCCGCACAGACGGCTGGCCTCATCCACCGCGATGTGAAGCCGGGCAATATCCTGCTCGATGCCTCGGGGAATGCGAAGATCGTCGACTTCGGTCTCGCCCTCGTGACGAAGGGCGGCAAGGCGAAGGCCACTGAAATCTGGGCCACGCCGTACTACGTCCCGCCGGAGACCATCGAGGGCCAGCAGGAGGATTTCCGCTCCGACATCTATGCCTTTGGCGCGACCCTGTATCACGCCCTCGCCGGGAAGCCGCCCTGCGATGAGGAGTCGATGGACACGAACAAGCTGCGCGATGCGAAGCACCGCGTGCTCCCGCTGGCCAAGGCCGCGCCATGGGTGAGCCTCGATACCTGCACCGCGATCGATCGCGCGATGGCGCACGATCCGGAGCAGCGCTTCCGTTCCTACAATGATCTCATCTCCGCGCTGGAGATCGCGCGGCAGCGGCTGGCCAGCGGTGGCTTCGCCGATACCCCGGCGAAGCGCTCCGCCGCCGCGTATTCCGCGAAGAAGGACAAGATCGCGCTGGTCGCCGCCTCCATGCTGGTCACCGCCGCACTGGCCTTCGGCGTCTGGTGGGTGGGCCGTGGCAACCAGCAGGCAAACCCGCTGGTGAGCAATCCGCCGCCGCCATCCTCCGCGCTGCCGGATGCCACGAAGACCGCGCCGAAGAGCGATGGCTCACGAGCGGGCGGGCTGTATCGCGATGCCGGCGTGGCACTCAGGGCAGGGGACTACGCGAAGGCGCGCGAGCTTTTCGCCGCCGTGCGCGATGACGAGGGCGTGCTGGAGCCGACCGGGTCATGGGCCGCTTGCGAGGCGGTCGTCGCCGCTTATTTGAATGGGGATTCCACCGCGGCGCGCAGCGAGGCCCGCCTGGCGATCTCGCACGTTCAGGAAGCATCGATCGAGAACTCGCTGCGGGATTCCTTGGAAGGCACGCTGGAAAGGGTGAAGGACTTCCATCCCCTGACCCGCAAGTCCGGCAATCCGAAGCTCCGCGGTCCTGCCGTGATGGCATCCCTGATCCATGGCCTGAAGAATTGGGAGCAGGGCTTGTTAGAAGAAGCGCGGCCGCACTTCGATGCGATCCTGGAGCTCGATGCCGCAGGTCCCGATGCCTGGCTGGAGCCGTACAAGGCGATCATCCTCGAATACGTGAAGGATCATGAGAAGCTGATCGCCGCGATCCCCGCCAGCTATCCCGATACCGCGCATGCCTGCCATGGCTTGGTGAACGACCTTCACGCCGTGCACGCCAGCCTGAGGACGAAGGGCCGCGCGAAGTTCAATATCCGCGCCGTGCAGCTCGATCTCGAGAAGCGGGCGCGCCTCTTGGAAGAAAAGGACCAGCCTGCCGGTGATGCCCAAGCCCATACCGGTCCGGGAGGCGAAGGCGAGCAGCCGGCGGAAGCACCTGCCGAGGATCCGCTCGTCGCGGCGCGCACCGCGAATGCCGAGTGCCGCTTCGCCGATGCCGCGGAGATCCTGAAGACCTCTGAGTTTTCCAAGACGGAAGCGCCTGCCTCGGTGGCCCTGCTTTCGCTCAGCGAAGCTGCCGATGCCTTCCTGAGTGATCTGGAAGAAAAGCTGCAGGCGAAGCAGGAAGACATCCCGCTGGAGATGAAGAATTCCATCAAGCTCCAGAAGGTCACCGGCAGCCGCCACGGCGGTGTGAATGCCATCGACGTTGCCGGACAACCCCGCGAGGTCTCATGGTCCGAGCTTTCCCCGGACAGCGTCATCGAGCTTCATCGCGCCCTCGTGAAGGATGAGACCAGCGAGCTCGAACGCCTCCGCCGCCACGAACAAGCCATCGCCTTCGACCTGCTTGCCGGAAACGCCCAGCGCGCCAAGGAAGCCGCCGGCGTCCTCGCCTCCCGCTACCCCGCCTTCAAACGCCGCTGGGACCAGATGCAGCCGGCGCTGCGCTAG